GACGACATCCAATCCGTTTACTCGCCAATTCCAGTTATTAAATACACAAGGTCGAGATCTTAATCCTTTACTACAAGATCCTGGTTTTTTATTCCATCCACCGATGCTTTATATGGGCTATGTCGGATTTTCAGTCGCATTTGCTTTTGCAATAGCGGCACTTTGGGTGGGAAGAGTGGAGGCCTCCTGGGCCAAATGGACTCGTCCCTGGACTTTAGCAGCCTGGTGCTGTTTAACGGCGGGAATTACCTTAGGTAGTTGGTGGGCTTATCGTGAGTTAGGCTGGGGCGGCTGGTGGTTTTGGGATCCTGTTGAAAACGCATCATTCATGCCATGGCTTGTTGGTACTGCATTGCTGCATTCGTTGGCAGTGAGTGAGCAGAGGCAGCAATTCAAAGCCTGGACTTTATTATTAGCCATTACTGCGTTTTCGCTAAGTTTGATAGGCACATTTTTAGTCCGCTCGGGGGTGCTTACTTCGGTCCATGCTTTTGCTGTCGACCCCGAACGAGGATTGTATATTCTTTGTTTTTTATTGTTGGTTATTGGTGGTTCATTGGTATTATTCGCCATTCGGGCACAAACGTTACACAACAAAACGCGTCCTTCCCCTCTGTCTCGAGAAAGTGCACTGCTGTTAAACAATGTTTTTCTGGTGGCCATAATGTTAACAGTGTTAATGGGAACCGTATATCCCTTACTCATTGATGGATTAGGGCTTGGCAAATTATCCGTAGGTGCCCCTTATTTTAATGCTGTTTTTAACCCGATGATGGTTCCTTTATTACTGTTGATGGGAATAGGGGTAAATTTAAATTGGCAGCAACACAACGGTCGAAAATTAATTCCTTTGATGCTCGGACTTTTAGTCGCCAGTATGCTTGTTGCTGTAGGTCTTTTATGGGTGTTAACCTCCGTGATAAATCTTTCCGCGCTTCTTGGATTAATGCTTGCTCTGTGGGTGCTGTTCGGCACGGGAAAATTGATTCTGGTGCGCCACAAACAGCGTGGTATTTTAAATTTAACTCAAGGCTTTTGGGGAATGGTCGTTGCCCATTGTGGTGTAGCCGTGGCCGTTATCGGCATTAGTATTTCATGCAATTATGGTGTACAAGACGATGTGAGAATGGCGCCTGGGGATACAGCGCAACTGGCCGGTTATGAAATTCAGTTTATGGATGAGTCATCCCTGAAAGGCCCAAATTATCATGGTGCTCAAGCCCGTTTTGAAATTAGGCATACTAATAAAATAGCCATTATCTATCCTGAAAAACGTATTTACAACGTGGGCCAAATGGCTATGACAGAATCAGCAATCGATGTTAATCCCTTTCGTGATATTTACGTGGCTTTAGGTGAGCCTTTGGGAGAAAAGGCATGGTCGGTACGTTTATATTACAAGCCTTTCATTCGTTGGATATGGGGCGGTGGGTTTATGATTCTCACAGGAGGGCTAATAGCTCTAAGTGATAGACGTTATTATCAGAAGCGTCGTTCTAACGAGGTCACTGAGGAGGTACTGGCATGAAACTTTGGCGCTTGGCTCCTCTATTTGCATTTGTTTTATTAGTGGTTTTTCTTTGGCGGGGCTTATCTTTAGAGCCACAAACACTCCCTTCTGCAAAAATCGGTCAATCACTTCCCGCGTTTCAATTGACAATGTTGGGAAGTGAGCAATTATTTAGCCCGCAAATTTTACAAGGCCAGGTGTCTTTATTAAATGTGTGGGCGAGTTGGTGTTCTGCCTGTATTGACGAGCAAGTCTTTTTAATGCAGCTCTATCGAGAGGGTGTACCTATCTACGGCTTAAATTACAAAGATGACACTAAGAATGCTACGCAATGGCTAAAAGAGTGGGGTAATCCTTATCGGGCAATCGGCGAAGATCATGAAGGGACTGTCGCAATTGATTTGGGGGTGTATGGTGCTCCTGAAACTTTTTTAATTGATAAGAACGGAGTAATCCGTTTTCGACATGTAGGTATTTTGGATGAGAAGAGTTGGAAGACAGAGTTTTTGCCGCGGATGAAATTATTACAGGAAGAAGCATGATACCTCTTAAAACTTGCCTGTTACTGATGACTTTATTATTGGCAACAGCCTGTTTTGCCAATAATACGCTGTATCCCTTGGAAAATGCGAAAAAAGAGGCCCAATTCTCTCATTTACTTAAAGAGCTACGTTGCCTTGTTTGTCAAAATCAGGATTTGGCAGATTCAAATGCTAGCCTTGCTAAAGATCTACGCGATCAAGTTTACAATTTAGTTAAAGAGGGGAAGGCGGATAGTGAAATTATCGATTATTTAACTGCGCGCTACGGTGATTTTATTTTGTTTAAACCCCCCGTAAAAACTTTAACTGCATTATTATGGTTTGGACCTGCTTTATTTCTATTCGCAGGTTTTATTATTTTTTGGCGAACTTGTTTGAAGCGAAGCACAAATGATTAAATGGTATTTATTACTCTCTCTTTCTCTATTGGTTTTGCTGGCTCTTCCAGTCATCTACTATCCATTGCGTCAGTCAAAAAAGCTATTTCTAGTCTTGCTACCTCTGTTAATTTCTGCACTGGGTGCAGGCTATTTTTACTGGGGCGCGATGAAAGAGTGGAATGAGTTTTTGTTGCGGCAGGAAAAGCAGAAAAAAATTCAAGCCGTACTACAAACTGTAAAAAGTCCCTCTCAAATCATTGAAAAATTAAAGGCACGTCTTGAAGCTAAACCAAATAGTGCCCGAGGATGGTATTTACTGGGTCGATTATATTCAAGTCAGGAGCAATGGGGGGAGGCACAGGATGCATTTAAGAAAGCTCATGAACTTAATCCCCGTGATGAAGCGACAACGGTTAACTACGCGCAGGTGCTTTGGCAAATTAATCAGCAAACATTCAATGATATGATCAGAAATTTATTTAAAGAGTTGCTAGAAACCAATCCAGATCAACCTGATGCATTAGCGATGTTAGCCATGGATGCTTATAGTGGGCATGATTATCAACAAGCAATTAATTATTGGCAACACTTGCTAAAACTAGCTCCAGAGCAGTCTCAGGAAGCTCAAATGATTCGTCGTGCAATTGCTAAAGCACAACAACAAATGATGTAGGTGTTTATGAAATTTTTGCGGTTTATGAGATTGCTATTCTCACTGATGACATTGCTCTTCCCTTTAGTATCACAAGCAGATGCCGTTCATCAAGAAAATAATTTTTTAGTCCTCTCAGATATTCATCTTGATCTGGCATCAACACGTCCGATGGATATTACACCATCAAAATATAATGGGAATAACGATTTGGATTATGCCACCTTTGAAAGACTTATCAGTGAAATTGATAATAATATAAAAAATGGCACGGTAGCGCCGCCTGAATTTATTCTTATTTTAGGAGATATAGTTGGGCATACTCGCTCCACCTCTGAAAGTGCTGCTGAAAGTGAAGTAGTTGTGTTTAGAATGTTAAAAGATACTTTTCCCAATACACCTATCTTTTACACCTTTGGTAACAATGATTCTCTTAAATCTAACTATGGCCCTTTTAAAGACGATACTCGTGACTACAAAACGCCTTATGACATTGCCAAATATGCAGGCTGGATCAATGGCTTTTTATCAACCGGTGTGGCATGCCAAAAAAGTGATAGTTATCCTTGCCTTATTAATGAAGAAGTGAGCTATGGTTATTATTCTGCTTATCTCAAACCTCAACTGCGTTTAATTTCATTAAACACTGTGCAGTTTTCACCAAACCGTAAAACGACACAGCATGATGCCCTTAATCAATTAACCTGGCTTGAGAGTCAATTAAAAATAGCGGCTGCTCAACAGGAAACTGTCTTACTGAGCATGCATATTCCACCTGGAAATAATATGGTGGATCATTCGAATTTTTGGTTGTCTAAAGAGCAAACTGCATTTCTGAAACTTATCAATCGTTACCAGAAAACCATTGTTGGTTTATTAGCATCTCATACACATACTGAGGAATTAAGGGTTATAAAAGATAGTTCGCAAAATACCATTGCCGGTGTCTATTTTGTTCCCGGACTGTCAACCTCTCATGGAAATGAACCTTCTATAAAAACATTTTATTTGGCTAATAAGGATGAACGTTGGCAACTGTCAAATTATGAAGTGTTTCATTTCTCAGAGCTAAGTTCAAATTTGTTGTTCAGCAAACTCTATGATTATGCCAATTACTATTGTAATCCTCAGGAAACTGGATTATTGGCGTGTCTTGGTAACGTGACTGTCGATAAGATTGATAAATATTTTGCTGCCGGTAATAGAAACTATACGGGAGGAATGCTGCATTCCCCGAGTGATATGGTGTTAATTGCCTCCGAGTAACTATTGTAGATTGGAAAAAATTCATGCAAAAGCTTCCTGTCTTGAACGCTGGCGATAGTGTTGAAATTATTGCTCCTGCTTCGCGCTGTACAGAGAAACATTTAGCCGAGTTGAAAGAGCTCCTGGTTTCCTGGGGTTTAAATTGTTACATCGATGATGCCATTTTAGGTGATGATCTACTCTGTGCGAACCACGATGCTATCCGTTTTGCTTCATTAAAAAGAGCTTTGGAAAATCCAGAGACTAAAGCGGTTATCTGTGCTCGCGGTGGTTACGGTTCCATGCGTTTGATTCCTGAACTTACTAAACTCAATCAGCCGTCTTCACCTAAAATTTTTATTGGCATGAGCGATATCACCGCATTGCTGTTGTATTTTGAGCGCCAATGGCAATGGCCGACAATTCACGGCGCATTAGCTATTGATAAATTTTCAGAAGAGTCGATTGCAGCGTTTAAATCTTTGTTGTTTCATAGAGAAAAGGCCAATTTTCAGGGTAAACCACTCAATGCACATGCTATGAAACGGAGTTGTCTTGAAACCACTATAACTGGTGGCAATTTATCACTTGTGCAGACAAGCATTGGCACAAATTGGCAAATTGAGGGCGCTGGTAAAATTATTTTGTTGGAAGAAATTGGTGAGCGTGGCTATCGTGTTGACCGTATGCTAAATCACCTCTCTCAAGCCAAAGTATTTAAAGAGGCAGCAGCAATTTTGTTCGGTGATTTCCTGGGTGGCCTGGAACCCAATGGTACCTCATTAATTCAGCCTGTGTTGGAGCGTTTTGCTGCTGTGTGTGATGTCCCCGTAATTCAGATCTCTGGCATCGGACATGGGTTCATCAACTTTCCAGTGCCTTTAGGAATACCGGTTCAATTAAAATTAGGTCAGACTATTCAATTAAGTGGCATAGGGCAATGAATATATTATTAAATGACTACCTATTCAGAAATTTATGTGTTAAATAGTTAGAATTCGTCTAGACTAAATCTGCAAACTAAAGTTGAGAAGGAATTTAAACTATTTCAAGGAGTAGAAATGAGTAATCGCGTATATCAAGTTATTGAATTAGTGGGTACATCCGAAGATAGCATTGAAGAAGCTATTAACAACGCTGTCGCACAAGCTGCTAAAGCACACGGAAAATTAGACTGGTATGAAGTCATGCATACCCGTGGCTATATCGAGGGCTCTAAAAGTAAATATTATCAAGTACATGTGAAAGTTGGATGTCACGCGCATTAATTTAACATTCTTCAGTGGTAGCCTGGTTGACGCAACGCGGCAACCGGGTTTCAATTTACTAATCCTGCTCCACCAGATCTCGATGTTCTCTCAAAGCTTTAAGAAAATGCCATCCATAATGGTTTAACTTGTGTTGGCCCACACCGGAAATATTTAATAAATCATTGAGGCTTTGAGGTTTGTCTCTGACCATTTGATGCAAAGTAGTATCGCTAAAAATCATAAAGGGTGGTTTGTTTTCTTCGTCAGCTAATTTCCGTCGCAATGTACGTAATACTTCAAAGAGGGGATTGTTGGCTGTAGAAAGCGTCTCACGTTGTTTGGATTTTGTGCTTTTGGAGACCAAATCAACTTGGGGTAGAGCCAATGAAACCTGTTCCTCATTTTTTAAGACAGCCACTGCTTTTTTGGTTAAGCGAAGCACATTGTAATTACCAACATCCTGATAACAATAATCACGGTGAATGAGTTGCCAGGCTAAATGTTTCCAGTAATTTGCTGATTTGTCCTTACCTATGCCAAAGGTACTTAATTGAT
The nucleotide sequence above comes from Legionella hackeliae. Encoded proteins:
- a CDS encoding tetratricopeptide repeat protein, with the protein product MIKWYLLLSLSLLVLLALPVIYYPLRQSKKLFLVLLPLLISALGAGYFYWGAMKEWNEFLLRQEKQKKIQAVLQTVKSPSQIIEKLKARLEAKPNSARGWYLLGRLYSSQEQWGEAQDAFKKAHELNPRDEATTVNYAQVLWQINQQTFNDMIRNLFKELLETNPDQPDALAMLAMDAYSGHDYQQAINYWQHLLKLAPEQSQEAQMIRRAIAKAQQQMM
- a CDS encoding heme lyase CcmF/NrfE family subunit; the protein is MIAEIGLFSLILGLLFAILLAIIPALGLWHNKNDWIKAAPIYACGQFIFVALAFFCLALCFLRNDFSVVYVLTNSSVSLPWFYKLCAVWGGHEGSMLLWVVILSLWMLAVSFFSSTLDKAMRARVLVVLGWVSIGFLLFLLTTSNPFTRQFQLLNTQGRDLNPLLQDPGFLFHPPMLYMGYVGFSVAFAFAIAALWVGRVEASWAKWTRPWTLAAWCCLTAGITLGSWWAYRELGWGGWWFWDPVENASFMPWLVGTALLHSLAVSEQRQQFKAWTLLLAITAFSLSLIGTFLVRSGVLTSVHAFAVDPERGLYILCFLLLVIGGSLVLFAIRAQTLHNKTRPSPLSRESALLLNNVFLVAIMLTVLMGTVYPLLIDGLGLGKLSVGAPYFNAVFNPMMVPLLLLMGIGVNLNWQQHNGRKLIPLMLGLLVASMLVAVGLLWVLTSVINLSALLGLMLALWVLFGTGKLILVRHKQRGILNLTQGFWGMVVAHCGVAVAVIGISISCNYGVQDDVRMAPGDTAQLAGYEIQFMDESSLKGPNYHGAQARFEIRHTNKIAIIYPEKRIYNVGQMAMTESAIDVNPFRDIYVALGEPLGEKAWSVRLYYKPFIRWIWGGGFMILTGGLIALSDRRYYQKRRSNEVTEEVLA
- a CDS encoding DsbE family thiol:disulfide interchange protein, with translation MKLWRLAPLFAFVLLVVFLWRGLSLEPQTLPSAKIGQSLPAFQLTMLGSEQLFSPQILQGQVSLLNVWASWCSACIDEQVFLMQLYREGVPIYGLNYKDDTKNATQWLKEWGNPYRAIGEDHEGTVAIDLGVYGAPETFLIDKNGVIRFRHVGILDEKSWKTEFLPRMKLLQEEA
- a CDS encoding dodecin — protein: MSNRVYQVIELVGTSEDSIEEAINNAVAQAAKAHGKLDWYEVMHTRGYIEGSKSKYYQVHVKVGCHAH
- a CDS encoding cytochrome c-type biogenesis protein, encoding MTLLLATACFANNTLYPLENAKKEAQFSHLLKELRCLVCQNQDLADSNASLAKDLRDQVYNLVKEGKADSEIIDYLTARYGDFILFKPPVKTLTALLWFGPALFLFAGFIIFWRTCLKRSTND
- a CDS encoding metallophosphoesterase codes for the protein MRLLFSLMTLLFPLVSQADAVHQENNFLVLSDIHLDLASTRPMDITPSKYNGNNDLDYATFERLISEIDNNIKNGTVAPPEFILILGDIVGHTRSTSESAAESEVVVFRMLKDTFPNTPIFYTFGNNDSLKSNYGPFKDDTRDYKTPYDIAKYAGWINGFLSTGVACQKSDSYPCLINEEVSYGYYSAYLKPQLRLISLNTVQFSPNRKTTQHDALNQLTWLESQLKIAAAQQETVLLSMHIPPGNNMVDHSNFWLSKEQTAFLKLINRYQKTIVGLLASHTHTEELRVIKDSSQNTIAGVYFVPGLSTSHGNEPSIKTFYLANKDERWQLSNYEVFHFSELSSNLLFSKLYDYANYYCNPQETGLLACLGNVTVDKIDKYFAAGNRNYTGGMLHSPSDMVLIASE
- a CDS encoding S66 peptidase family protein, with the translated sequence MQKLPVLNAGDSVEIIAPASRCTEKHLAELKELLVSWGLNCYIDDAILGDDLLCANHDAIRFASLKRALENPETKAVICARGGYGSMRLIPELTKLNQPSSPKIFIGMSDITALLLYFERQWQWPTIHGALAIDKFSEESIAAFKSLLFHREKANFQGKPLNAHAMKRSCLETTITGGNLSLVQTSIGTNWQIEGAGKIILLEEIGERGYRVDRMLNHLSQAKVFKEAAAILFGDFLGGLEPNGTSLIQPVLERFAAVCDVPVIQISGIGHGFINFPVPLGIPVQLKLGQTIQLSGIGQ